A window of the Helianthus annuus cultivar XRQ/B chromosome 4, HanXRQr2.0-SUNRISE, whole genome shotgun sequence genome harbors these coding sequences:
- the LOC110935587 gene encoding mitochondrial arginine transporter BAC2: MDFWRDFLASGWGKEFVAGGFGGVAGVVAGHPLDTVRIIQQSSMNKPAFHIIRDVVAREGLFALYKGMGAPVATVSFQNALVFQCNATLSRAFDRYIPATEPPSYGSVLLGGTGAGAIQSLVITPIELIKIRLQLENQNTPQKTKSGPSTLVKHIIRAEGYKGMFQGFTVTVIRDAPSYGAYFWTYEYVREKLHPGCRKTGRQNLMTMVVAGGLAGLASWVCCYPVDVVKTRLQAQTPNSPVKYAGIVDCFRQSVRTDGAGVLFRGLGSTLFRAFIVNGSVFTAYEMALRCIFNNNELT; the protein is encoded by the exons ATGGATTTCTGGCGGGATTTTCTTGCAAGCGGTTGGGGCAAAGAATTTGTGGCTGGGGGATTTGGTGGAGTCGCGGGTGTTGTAGCGGGACACCCCCTTGATACCGTTAGAATCATACAACAAAGTAGTATGAACAAACCCGCATTCCACATCATTAGGGATGTTGTAGCTAGAGAAGGGCTATTTGCCCTTTATAAAGGCATGGGTGCTCCGGTTGCCACCGTTAGCTTTCAG AACGCGTTAGTCTTTCAATGTAACGCCACATTATCAAGAGCATTCGACCGGTACATCCCTGCCACAGAACCACCCTCATATGGAAGCGTTTTGCTAGGCGGCACGGGAGCCGGTGCAATTCAAAGCCTCGTGATCACGCCAATCGAACTCATAAAAATCAGGTTACAACTCGAAAACCAAAACACCCCCCAAAAAACCAAAAGTGGGCCATCAACTTTAGTCAAACACATCATACGGGCCGAAGGCTATAAAGGCATGTTCCAAGGGTTCACCGTCACCGTAATAAGAGACGCGCCCTCATACGGCGCGTATTTCTGGACATACGAATACGTAAGGGAGAAACTTCACCCGGGTTGCCGGAAAACCGGTCGACAAAACTTGATGACCATGGTGGTCGCCGGAGGACTCGCCGGACTTGCGAGTTGGGTGTGTTGTTATCCCGTGGATGTGGTTAAAACTAGACTTCAAGCTCAAACACCTAATTCTCCGGTGAAGTATGCCGGAATCGTGGATTGTTTCCGGCAAAGCGTTAGAACCGACGGCGCCGGAGTTTTATTCCGGGGACTTGGAAGTACACTTTTTAGAGCCTTTATTGTTAATGGATCAGTTTTTACAGCATATGAAATGGCTTTAAGATGTATTTTTAATAACAATGAGTTAACATGA